The Paenibacillus sophorae genome has a segment encoding these proteins:
- a CDS encoding class I SAM-dependent methyltransferase: protein MESLNTLIERIIEGRSLISGTLSQLRKKEGSSYTKVGIKPVQLKNGLHYQFAYYTGTQVEHRNIPAESAAEELGTLLGDIFRQGLLSTEEADYQVLISKKQKATILTKPPTKKAAADLSHNRRKQYVLEEGEPVPFLIELGIMNDSGKVHAKKYDKFRQINRFLEMVEDVLPSLPAGRPLTIVDFGCGKSYLTFALYHYLAVREKRELNIVGLDLKADVIAHCGALADKLGYDKLRFLVGDIAEYNELDRVDMVVTLHACDTATDAALEKAVRWGASVILSVPCCQHELFAQIENEIMEPLLSHGILKERFSALATDAIRAKLLDLMGYRTQLLEFIDMEHTPKNILIRAVKSGSGDSDVKWREYTAFRDFLGAKPYLERVCADLLPGGAVSKIN, encoded by the coding sequence GTGGAATCCCTGAATACACTGATAGAACGCATTATCGAAGGCCGCTCCCTGATTTCGGGAACCCTGAGTCAGCTGCGCAAAAAGGAAGGCTCATCTTATACCAAGGTGGGCATCAAGCCCGTGCAGCTAAAAAATGGGCTGCATTACCAGTTTGCTTATTATACCGGCACCCAGGTGGAGCATAGGAATATCCCCGCCGAATCCGCGGCGGAAGAGCTGGGAACGCTGCTGGGCGATATCTTCCGGCAGGGACTGCTCAGCACGGAGGAAGCGGATTACCAGGTGCTGATCAGCAAGAAGCAAAAAGCAACGATCCTGACCAAACCGCCGACGAAAAAAGCGGCCGCCGACCTCTCCCATAACCGGCGTAAACAGTATGTGCTGGAGGAGGGCGAGCCGGTGCCGTTTCTCATTGAGCTTGGCATAATGAACGACAGCGGAAAGGTGCATGCCAAGAAATATGATAAGTTCCGCCAGATCAACCGGTTCCTTGAGATGGTGGAGGATGTGCTGCCTTCTCTCCCGGCGGGCAGGCCGCTGACGATCGTTGACTTTGGCTGCGGCAAATCGTATCTGACGTTTGCGCTGTATCACTATTTGGCTGTTCGGGAAAAGCGGGAGCTGAACATTGTCGGACTTGATCTCAAAGCCGATGTCATTGCCCACTGCGGCGCTCTTGCGGACAAGCTGGGATATGACAAGCTCCGTTTTCTTGTTGGCGACATCGCCGAGTACAACGAGTTGGACCGGGTCGATATGGTCGTCACGCTGCATGCCTGCGATACCGCGACCGATGCCGCGCTGGAAAAAGCGGTGCGCTGGGGCGCCTCGGTTATCCTGTCGGTGCCCTGCTGCCAGCATGAGCTGTTCGCCCAGATCGAGAATGAAATCATGGAGCCGCTGCTGTCGCACGGCATTCTCAAGGAGCGCTTCTCCGCCCTGGCGACCGACGCGATCCGGGCCAAGCTGCTGGACCTGATGGGCTACCGCACCCAACTGCTCGAATTTATCGACATGGAGCATACGCCCAAAAATATTTTGATTCGCGCAGTCAAAAGCGGCAGCGGCGACAGCGATGTAAAATGGCGCGAATATACGGCATTTCGCGATTTTTTGGGAGCGAAGCCTTATCTGGAGCGCGTGTGCGCCGACCTGCTCCCGGGGGGAGCCGTATCGAAGATCAATTAA
- a CDS encoding PhzF family phenazine biosynthesis protein, translated as MSVPIYIVDAFTEHAFAGNPAAVCLLEQPASEEFMSQTAAEMNLSETAFLWPENGGYRLRWFTPAAEVKLCGHATLASAHTLWETGRLPRDKRAEFHTLSGVLTAERDGDGITLCFPAYDLVPAEPLPGLAAALGAEEADIEEVFFYADNALVRLRDESVLRNLSPDFAALKSLSPRAVAITAEGGGEGVDFVSRFFAPSIGVNEDPVTGSAHTALAPFWADKLKRRELTAYQASRRGGTLRLKISEDKVFLSGHAVTVVSGLFHARP; from the coding sequence ATGAGCGTTCCCATTTATATCGTCGATGCTTTTACCGAGCATGCCTTTGCGGGCAATCCGGCTGCGGTATGCCTGCTGGAGCAGCCCGCCTCCGAAGAATTCATGTCGCAGACGGCAGCGGAAATGAATCTGTCGGAAACGGCATTTTTGTGGCCGGAGAACGGAGGTTACCGGCTGCGCTGGTTTACGCCGGCTGCCGAGGTGAAGCTGTGCGGACACGCCACGCTCGCCAGCGCCCATACACTGTGGGAGACCGGACGCCTTCCACGTGATAAGCGGGCGGAATTCCACACCCTGAGCGGCGTGCTTACGGCGGAGCGGGACGGGGACGGGATAACGCTTTGTTTCCCGGCATATGATCTTGTCCCGGCGGAGCCGTTACCAGGGCTGGCTGCTGCGCTGGGAGCGGAAGAGGCGGACATTGAGGAAGTGTTTTTCTATGCCGATAACGCGCTTGTCCGCCTCCGCGATGAATCTGTGCTTAGAAACTTAAGTCCGGATTTTGCCGCACTGAAGAGCCTGTCTCCCCGCGCCGTTGCGATAACCGCCGAAGGCGGCGGGGAGGGTGTCGACTTTGTCTCCCGTTTCTTTGCGCCCAGTATTGGCGTGAACGAAGACCCTGTGACCGGCTCCGCGCATACGGCTCTGGCCCCTTTTTGGGCGGACAAGCTGAAGCGCCGGGAACTGACCGCTTACCAGGCATCCCGCCGCGGCGGCACACTCCGGCTAAAGATAAGCGAAGATAAGGTCTTCCTGTCCGGACATGCGGTGACGGTTGTCAGCGGATTGTTTCATGCCCGGCCCTAG
- a CDS encoding DUF6483 family protein — protein sequence MFRRDYIVRMIEDMTAMVAKVFVLKQERKTTEALWEVDELLNKHFRLNSRLLNSLSVEDIIEMFRLGGGLESDKLQGMARLLYEEGTIYAAADQIPEALPRMMKALHLYLYAALHGADRELLGLPKEIDDCLKDVEAYRLPAKTERLLMSYMESMGRYGKAEDSLYRLMEQGERVAKEGEELYDRLLDKDPGELEQGNLPLEEVRQGWQEWLKLNRQTKETGAQ from the coding sequence ATGTTCCGTAGAGATTACATCGTCCGGATGATCGAGGATATGACGGCGATGGTTGCCAAGGTATTCGTTCTGAAACAGGAGCGTAAGACCACGGAAGCGTTATGGGAGGTTGACGAGCTGCTGAATAAGCATTTCAGACTGAACTCCCGCTTGCTGAATTCGCTGTCCGTAGAGGATATTATCGAAATGTTCCGCCTCGGCGGAGGATTAGAAAGCGACAAGCTTCAGGGGATGGCCCGTCTGCTATATGAGGAAGGAACTATCTATGCGGCGGCGGATCAGATCCCCGAGGCGCTGCCGCGGATGATGAAGGCGCTGCATCTGTATCTGTATGCCGCGCTTCACGGCGCGGACCGCGAGCTTCTGGGCTTGCCGAAGGAGATTGACGATTGCCTAAAGGATGTGGAAGCGTACCGTCTTCCGGCGAAGACTGAGCGGCTTCTCATGTCCTACATGGAATCCATGGGCCGGTATGGAAAGGCGGAGGATTCGCTGTACCGTTTGATGGAGCAGGGTGAACGGGTCGCGAAGGAAGGCGAGGAGCTGTATGACCGGCTGCTTGACAAAGATCCCGGCGAGCTGGAGCAGGGAAATCTTCCTCTGGAAGAAGTGCGACAGGGATGGCAGGAATGGCTGAAGCTGAATAGACAGACGAAGGAGACAGGTGCCCAATGA
- a CDS encoding ArsR/SmtB family transcription factor encodes MNDSDVSKREGTLLPISDEQEKLLQSALRIKIMHALAGDPLTSKQVAERLGKTPGNVHYHIQKLFEGGLLELVRTEAAGGIMQKFYRSKATWFRSPNFSGFGFRKEDTALHFTTRLSLSAEELTLFRQDVMKLIGEWEAKATHGEEYGVEMIIGRLLHPTDSGDSNGGERHDAP; translated from the coding sequence ATGAACGACTCAGATGTCAGCAAACGGGAGGGCACCCTCTTGCCCATCTCCGATGAACAGGAGAAGCTGCTGCAGAGCGCGCTGCGGATTAAGATTATGCACGCGCTCGCAGGCGACCCGCTAACCTCGAAGCAGGTGGCGGAAAGACTGGGCAAGACGCCCGGAAATGTTCATTACCACATTCAGAAGCTGTTCGAAGGCGGTCTGCTGGAGCTTGTGCGGACAGAAGCCGCCGGCGGGATTATGCAGAAATTCTACCGCTCCAAAGCAACCTGGTTCCGTTCGCCGAACTTCAGCGGATTCGGGTTCCGCAAGGAGGATACCGCCCTGCATTTCACAACAAGACTCAGCTTGTCGGCGGAAGAATTGACCCTTTTTCGGCAGGATGTGATGAAGCTGATCGGCGAATGGGAGGCGAAGGCAACCCACGGCGAAGAATATGGGGTTGAGATGATTATCGGAAGGCTGCTCCATCCTACCGACTCGGGGGACAGCAATGGAGGTGAGCGGCATGATGCCCCTTGA
- a CDS encoding MFS transporter has product MPLETSEQTRISPLRRFAAPFSQSRAFPFLWLGHLVSFLGSSITMVILPVLVYSLTGSTTTMGIVMAVYMLPNVLMLPFAGHIVDRVDRVRIMLLADILRFLIMAATAVLALTNLLSIPLLLVLIGGYGMLDGLFQPAYAAVRASVFTPDIRIAANSLSQITTQAVRLVGPALGGLLITHWSAGFGFGIDAFTYLISMVCLLYLRKALGSRSQAREISVQRSVHWKEDFKEGIAILRSHPWLWITILAFCFINICFTGVTSVLIPWLFKVHHDWEPYLYGLAVTFSGMGAIVAGLLLGMRGEWKNRGLIAYGGALISGLALLSLSFAPTAGAAIALFALEGFGIMLFSMIWEISLQDLVPQEAFGRVASLDMMGSFALLPVGYIVVGWTADWIGGIATIAIFAGLGISAILLVLCIPSIRRFQ; this is encoded by the coding sequence ATGCCCCTTGAAACCTCCGAACAGACGAGGATCAGCCCGCTGCGGAGGTTTGCGGCGCCTTTTTCACAGTCACGGGCTTTTCCTTTCTTATGGCTCGGCCATCTCGTTTCTTTCCTGGGCAGCTCGATCACGATGGTCATTCTGCCCGTGCTCGTTTATTCACTGACGGGGTCCACGACCACCATGGGCATTGTCATGGCTGTGTATATGCTGCCCAATGTGCTGATGCTCCCTTTCGCCGGACATATTGTTGACAGGGTTGACCGGGTCAGAATCATGCTGCTGGCGGATATTCTGCGGTTTCTGATTATGGCGGCAACGGCTGTCCTCGCGCTTACGAATCTGCTGAGCATCCCTCTTCTGCTCGTGCTGATCGGAGGGTACGGTATGCTGGACGGCCTATTCCAGCCCGCTTATGCCGCAGTCCGCGCTTCCGTGTTCACGCCCGACATCCGTATCGCCGCCAATTCCTTGTCCCAGATAACAACCCAGGCGGTCCGCCTGGTCGGCCCCGCGCTTGGCGGGCTGCTCATTACGCATTGGTCGGCGGGCTTCGGCTTCGGTATCGACGCGTTCACTTACCTGATCTCCATGGTCTGCCTGCTGTATCTCCGTAAGGCGCTGGGAAGCCGGTCCCAAGCCAGGGAAATATCCGTTCAGCGTTCTGTCCACTGGAAGGAAGACTTCAAGGAAGGGATCGCGATTCTGCGCAGCCACCCGTGGCTGTGGATTACTATACTGGCCTTTTGTTTCATCAACATCTGCTTCACCGGTGTAACAAGTGTGCTGATCCCCTGGCTGTTCAAAGTGCATCACGACTGGGAACCTTATCTGTATGGGCTTGCCGTAACCTTCTCGGGGATGGGGGCCATCGTCGCAGGCCTGCTGCTGGGAATGAGGGGCGAATGGAAAAACAGAGGACTTATCGCTTACGGCGGAGCTCTGATCAGCGGACTGGCGCTGCTCTCGCTCAGCTTTGCGCCTACCGCCGGAGCCGCCATCGCCTTATTTGCCCTGGAGGGCTTCGGTATCATGCTCTTTTCGATGATCTGGGAAATCAGCCTGCAGGACCTGGTGCCTCAGGAGGCGTTCGGACGCGTGGCGAGTCTGGATATGATGGGTTCCTTCGCGCTGCTGCCGGTCGGTTATATCGTTGTGGGCTGGACGGCCGATTGGATCGGAGGGATCGCGACCATTGCCATTTTCGCCGGGCTCGGCATATCCGCCATTCTTCTAGTGCTCTGCATTCCCTCCATCCGTCGGTTTCAATAA
- a CDS encoding alpha/beta fold hydrolase, producing the protein METVRREGVHISYSDQGQGEVIVLLHGFCGSAEYWEKVIPILSGSYRVIAPDLRGHGSSDAPLGAYTIEQMADDVLSLLDALDIPKVTLLGHSLGGYITLSFAQRYASRLNAFGLIHSTAYPDSNEAKEKRLKAVAAIQSQGITDFVDGFVPGLFAPETAKSSPELLQRAREIGFKTPPQGAIGAALAMRERPDRRDVITASELPVLLVAGEKDGLVPVERTFTSDKRNATKAVISGAGHMSLFEEPEQLADAIKDFAAVLVR; encoded by the coding sequence ATGGAAACAGTGCGTCGTGAAGGAGTTCACATTAGTTACAGCGATCAAGGGCAGGGTGAAGTTATTGTTCTGCTTCACGGTTTCTGCGGCAGCGCGGAATACTGGGAGAAGGTTATCCCGATTTTGAGCGGAAGCTACCGCGTCATTGCGCCCGACCTGCGGGGGCATGGTTCTTCCGATGCGCCGCTTGGCGCCTATACGATTGAACAAATGGCCGATGACGTACTTTCGCTGCTGGACGCTCTTGACATTCCAAAGGTTACGCTGCTGGGCCATTCATTGGGCGGGTATATTACACTTTCGTTCGCTCAGCGTTATGCCTCGCGCCTGAATGCCTTCGGACTGATTCATTCCACAGCCTACCCGGACAGCAACGAGGCGAAGGAGAAGCGGCTTAAGGCGGTTGCTGCGATCCAATCGCAAGGAATCACCGACTTTGTGGATGGATTCGTACCCGGACTGTTCGCGCCGGAGACGGCGAAGTCCTCGCCAGAGCTGCTCCAGCGGGCGCGGGAAATCGGCTTTAAGACACCGCCCCAAGGAGCGATTGGAGCCGCCCTGGCCATGCGGGAGCGTCCCGACCGGCGCGATGTGATAACCGCCAGCGAGCTGCCGGTGCTGCTTGTGGCAGGGGAAAAGGACGGTCTTGTACCGGTGGAGAGGACCTTTACCTCGGACAAGCGGAACGCAACGAAGGCGGTCATTTCCGGCGCCGGCCATATGAGTCTGTTTGAAGAGCCGGAGCAGCTTGCCGATGCGATCAAGGATTTTGCCGCTGTCCTGGTAAGATGA
- the yyaC gene encoding spore protease YyaC: MAIREQGQGGGKRKLDAGGLTAFFREIRGLHKPEKITFLCIGTDRSTGDSLGPLTGSQLLEYGFPHVIGTLPSPCDANNLTKRMIEIPSGHIVIAVDACLGPHAAVGYYFASMEPLHPAKSVGLALPAVGHYSLAAVVDANGPKPYRTLQTTPLNRVMGMAGTIATAAAAGFGLSR, encoded by the coding sequence ATGGCAATCAGGGAACAGGGGCAGGGAGGCGGAAAGCGAAAGCTGGATGCCGGCGGCCTGACTGCTTTCTTTCGCGAAATCAGAGGGCTGCATAAGCCGGAAAAGATTACCTTCCTCTGCATCGGCACCGACCGTTCCACTGGAGACTCGCTGGGGCCGTTGACGGGAAGCCAACTGCTGGAATACGGATTTCCCCATGTGATCGGCACGCTTCCGTCCCCTTGCGATGCGAATAATCTGACGAAAAGGATGATCGAAATTCCTTCCGGGCATATCGTGATCGCCGTCGATGCCTGCCTCGGTCCGCACGCGGCCGTAGGTTATTATTTTGCCTCCATGGAACCGCTGCACCCGGCCAAATCCGTAGGACTGGCTCTGCCCGCAGTAGGGCATTACAGCCTTGCCGCCGTCGTTGATGCAAACGGACCGAAGCCGTACCGTACGCTTCAGACAACGCCGCTGAACCGTGTGATGGGCATGGCGGGAACCATTGCGACCGCAGCGGCCGCAGGATTCGGGCTGTCCCGCTGA
- a CDS encoding DUF1128 domain-containing protein: MDLSTPTQSNVEYMIESIKTKLKMASAAAMQSSAFSLEKYEDIRDIYEVVMDSDRLSISQVEALVSELGRLRK; the protein is encoded by the coding sequence ATGGATCTATCGACCCCGACCCAAAGTAATGTGGAATATATGATCGAAAGCATCAAGACCAAACTGAAAATGGCCAGCGCCGCCGCCATGCAGTCCTCCGCCTTCTCGCTGGAGAAGTATGAAGACATCCGGGATATTTACGAAGTCGTTATGGATAGCGACAGACTCAGTATCTCACAGGTGGAGGCTCTCGTCTCAGAACTGGGGCGCTTACGGAAATAA
- a CDS encoding asparaginase, translating to METVLVKEYRANLMECAHNGHIAMVGENGVLKGYAGDPGFVSFTRSSAKPLQAIPGIRGGIMDKYGLSADEIALMTASHRGESYHLQALESIAAKTGVTESCMICASSYPLDEGSREEAIRGNGKRKLYHNCSGKHLGLLSYSKSRALPLEGYAQPEHPVQREILQTVAYMAGLAQKDISLGTDGCGLPVFALPLTGLAHAYLKLACPELIEDKATREAVKVITSAMHAHPEMVAGHGRLDSLLLEDENIVSKGGFKGVYCFGLRNERLGFAFKILDGSEEEWGLIVRGILEQIGYSNRSTLSKLAAAFTGYIENDEGTRVGHAETVFKLELI from the coding sequence ATGGAGACGGTTTTGGTAAAGGAGTATCGGGCCAATCTGATGGAATGCGCCCACAACGGGCATATTGCCATGGTGGGGGAGAATGGAGTGTTAAAAGGATATGCGGGGGACCCCGGCTTTGTTTCCTTTACCCGTTCTTCGGCGAAGCCTCTGCAGGCGATTCCGGGCATTCGCGGCGGAATTATGGATAAATACGGTCTGAGTGCAGATGAAATCGCCCTTATGACCGCTTCGCACCGCGGGGAGAGCTATCACCTTCAGGCCTTGGAGAGCATCGCAGCCAAAACGGGTGTAACGGAAAGCTGCATGATCTGCGCTTCCAGCTATCCGCTTGACGAAGGAAGCCGCGAGGAGGCAATCCGCGGCAATGGCAAGCGAAAGCTGTACCATAACTGCTCTGGCAAGCATCTGGGGCTGCTGTCTTACAGTAAATCTAGGGCACTGCCGCTGGAAGGATACGCTCAGCCGGAGCATCCGGTTCAGCGGGAGATTCTCCAGACGGTCGCCTATATGGCGGGCCTGGCGCAAAAGGATATCAGCCTGGGAACGGACGGCTGCGGATTGCCAGTGTTCGCGCTCCCTTTGACCGGATTGGCCCATGCCTATTTGAAGCTGGCCTGTCCAGAGCTGATCGAAGATAAGGCGACGAGAGAAGCGGTAAAGGTCATCACATCGGCCATGCATGCCCATCCGGAGATGGTTGCTGGACACGGACGGCTGGACTCCCTGCTGCTGGAAGACGAGAATATCGTGTCCAAAGGCGGCTTCAAGGGCGTGTACTGCTTCGGGCTGCGGAATGAACGTCTCGGGTTTGCCTTTAAGATACTGGACGGCTCCGAAGAAGAATGGGGTCTGATTGTACGCGGCATTCTGGAGCAGATCGGATATTCGAACCGGTCGACGTTAAGTAAGCTTGCGGCGGCTTTCACGGGCTATATCGAGAATGATGAAGGAACGCGTGTCGGTCATGCGGAGACGGTATTCAAACTGGAGTTAATCTGA
- a CDS encoding YtxH domain-containing protein, translated as MSKEELEYPVQSGTTFAKGLLIGGLIGAAAALLFAPKPGREMRSDLSGKLSIATDKTKEFSGTVTDKTKSLATAVGGKVADLAGTVSSKVSDLASTVSSKASDIRTTVSDSKQEIAATLQETGKKVSDTVSTASTEVSDDVKDASKDISEEAKNASDEVKAGY; from the coding sequence ATGAGTAAAGAAGAACTGGAATATCCTGTGCAAAGCGGAACAACCTTCGCGAAAGGTCTTCTTATTGGCGGTCTGATCGGTGCGGCTGCGGCCCTTCTCTTCGCACCCAAACCGGGACGCGAGATGCGCAGCGACCTCTCTGGCAAACTGAGCATAGCTACCGACAAGACAAAAGAATTCTCCGGTACGGTTACCGATAAGACGAAATCTCTTGCTACGGCAGTCGGTGGAAAAGTGGCCGATTTGGCCGGTACCGTATCCAGCAAGGTTTCCGATTTGGCTAGTACCGTATCGTCCAAAGCATCCGACATTAGGACAACCGTCAGCGACAGCAAGCAGGAAATTGCCGCTACCTTGCAGGAAACCGGAAAGAAAGTCTCTGATACGGTCAGCACGGCTTCCACAGAGGTAAGCGATGACGTTAAGGATGCTTCCAAGGACATCTCCGAAGAAGCAAAGAACGCTTCGGATGAGGTCAAAGCTGGCTATTAA
- a CDS encoding DUF5665 domain-containing protein: MGNPTEKTRNYEVDDHPFELRHEVKRLNARLDQIADSLEKSEFKDILENYTDPKKRIITNLMAGISRGLGLSLGTFIVLGILGYIVSLFINVPVIGEYLAEIKKYIDANS; the protein is encoded by the coding sequence ATGGGAAATCCGACAGAAAAGACAAGAAACTACGAAGTGGACGATCACCCGTTCGAACTCCGCCATGAAGTGAAGCGGCTGAATGCCCGGCTGGACCAAATCGCCGACTCACTGGAGAAATCAGAGTTCAAGGATATACTGGAGAATTATACAGACCCCAAGAAGCGGATCATTACCAATCTCATGGCCGGCATTTCCCGGGGGCTCGGTCTGTCTCTAGGTACATTCATTGTGCTGGGCATACTGGGTTATATCGTCAGTCTGTTTATTAACGTGCCGGTCATCGGCGAGTATCTCGCCGAAATCAAAAAGTACATTGACGCCAACAGTTAA
- a CDS encoding sigma-70 family RNA polymerase sigma factor: MNERVTPPESLDESVSLIWEYQQTKDNDIATTLIHRYEPMVKMAAGKIARNRPDLYEDLYQVGQMALIRLLQQYDISLGIPFEPYAMKSMIGHMKNFLRDKSWYIQVPRRIKEKGALVQQAIDELTVKLERSPDVGEIARYLDLSVEEAVEVLAGRECYHYVSLDSPLSQEETGATLGELISSDANDYDTVERRMDLQQALGQLKEQEQKVLLLAFQEGQSQRAIAQKLGVSQMSVSRIQKRATEKLKQIMSNSTY; this comes from the coding sequence ATGAATGAAAGAGTGACTCCCCCAGAGTCCTTGGACGAATCCGTCTCTCTTATTTGGGAATATCAGCAGACCAAAGATAATGACATCGCCACCACTTTGATTCATAGATACGAACCGATGGTCAAGATGGCCGCAGGAAAGATTGCCCGCAACCGCCCCGATCTTTATGAAGACCTCTATCAGGTCGGTCAGATGGCTCTGATCCGCCTCCTGCAGCAATACGATATCAGCCTTGGTATTCCTTTTGAGCCCTATGCCATGAAGAGCATGATCGGGCATATGAAGAATTTTCTCCGCGATAAATCCTGGTACATACAGGTTCCCAGACGCATCAAAGAAAAAGGCGCATTGGTCCAGCAGGCGATTGACGAACTGACCGTCAAGCTGGAGCGTTCACCCGATGTGGGCGAAATCGCGCGTTACCTTGATCTGTCTGTGGAGGAAGCGGTGGAAGTTCTTGCCGGAAGGGAATGTTACCATTACGTATCGCTGGATTCCCCGCTGTCTCAGGAAGAGACCGGCGCCACGCTGGGCGAACTGATCAGCTCGGATGCGAACGACTATGATACCGTAGAGCGGCGCATGGACCTTCAGCAGGCGCTTGGACAATTGAAGGAGCAGGAGCAGAAGGTGCTGCTGCTGGCATTCCAGGAAGGGCAGTCTCAGCGGGCTATCGCCCAGAAGCTGGGTGTATCTCAGATGAGCGTATCGCGAATTCAGAAACGGGCTACCGAGAAGCTGAAACAGATTATGTCCAATTCGACGTATTGA
- the rsbW gene encoding anti-sigma B factor RsbW — protein sequence MSDDIQKVIIQLPASAEYVDIVRLNLYGIASKMGFSYEDIEDMKVAVSEACNNSVLYAYEQEDGLVDVIFEVSADALSITVKDEGESFDKVKASGERMALHDKELSDVQVGGLGFYLMQALMDEVNVISESGKGTVVTLTKKLHLSEERV from the coding sequence ATGAGTGATGATATACAAAAAGTGATAATCCAGTTGCCTGCCAGTGCAGAATATGTCGATATTGTCAGACTCAATTTATACGGAATTGCCTCGAAGATGGGCTTTTCGTACGAAGATATAGAAGATATGAAAGTAGCGGTTTCCGAGGCCTGTAACAATTCAGTTCTTTACGCCTATGAGCAGGAGGATGGATTAGTCGATGTCATCTTTGAAGTAAGTGCGGACGCCCTGTCGATCACCGTCAAAGACGAGGGGGAGAGCTTTGACAAAGTGAAAGCATCTGGAGAGCGCATGGCCCTGCATGACAAGGAACTAAGCGATGTTCAAGTCGGGGGGCTCGGCTTCTATCTGATGCAGGCGCTTATGGATGAGGTTAACGTCATAAGCGAATCCGGGAAGGGGACAGTCGTAACTTTGACTAAAAAGCTTCATCTCAGCGAGGAGAGAGTATGA
- a CDS encoding STAS domain-containing protein, translated as MNTHKSEKFHATTKTEAGVCTVYLRGELDLSVAADFRLVMEPLVGDTGLDLAINMKELKYIDSTGIGILLSILKARHGMNVKFTVEEVPPQIQKLFDMTGIAKFFASQENSH; from the coding sequence ATGAATACACATAAGAGCGAAAAGTTTCATGCAACGACAAAAACCGAGGCTGGCGTTTGCACAGTCTACTTGAGAGGCGAACTCGATTTGTCGGTCGCTGCCGATTTTCGGTTGGTGATGGAGCCGCTTGTGGGGGATACTGGGCTAGATCTGGCCATTAACATGAAAGAATTGAAATATATCGACAGCACGGGAATTGGAATTCTCCTGTCGATCCTCAAGGCAAGACACGGAATGAATGTTAAATTCACCGTGGAGGAAGTTCCGCCGCAAATACAGAAGCTGTTTGATATGACCGGTATCGCCAAATTTTTTGCCTCCCAAGAGAATTCCCACTAG